Proteins encoded by one window of Paroedura picta isolate Pp20150507F chromosome 11, Ppicta_v3.0, whole genome shotgun sequence:
- the C11H9orf152 gene encoding LOW QUALITY PROTEIN: uncharacterized protein C9orf152 homolog (The sequence of the model RefSeq protein was modified relative to this genomic sequence to represent the inferred CDS: deleted 1 base in 1 codon), with protein MPESLLTCGSFRRDGRPLLGASIMKEMPCFCFILSFLWEQMVKAYKYMSSVSSVTHPSNQPASDRSGQPTKMDVSLLEEQYGSLKQKQRLQTHIIVFKTGEHEAIPEGPTVSTVLVNQKVKKAKACREHMPIREVSLGLPCAGSIQESSPWRIHLGLHRLVEGEHRRVPWEAVQIKDEQVCTSSEAPSGEESTASTEELLTGSERSTEPVSQQGDSSPAEKTESPIPAGGTDLRLTSVTAPLWTEISVAKLVPAASSKLTYYPFPQKKTPRISEAARRLGLYVSP; from the exons ATGCCAGAGAGCCTCCTCACATGCGGCTCCTTCAGACGTGACGGGCGTCCTTTGCTC GGGGCAAGCATCATGAAAGAAATGCCTTGCTTCTGCTTCATTTTGTCTTTCTTATGGGAACAGATGGTAAAGGCTTATAAATATATGAGCAGTGTTTCCTCGGTGACTCATCCGTCAAACCAGCCAGCCTCAGATCGTTCCGGGCAGCCGACCAAGATGGACGTAAGTTTACTCGAAGAGCAGTACGGCTCTCTGAAACAGAAGCAGCGGCTCCAGACGCACATTATTGTGTTTAAAACAG GAGAGCACGAGGCCATTCCCGAAGGGCCCACGGTCAGCACCGTCTTAGTCAACCAAAAGGTGAAGAAAGCCAAAGCATGCAGAGAACACATGCCCATCAGGGAGGTCAGCCTAGGCTTGCCCTGCGCTGGCAGCATACAGGAGAGTTCACCCTGGCGTATCCATCTGGGGCTGCACCGCCTTGTCGAAGGAGAGCACCGCAGAGTCCCTTGGGAGGCCGTCCAAATCAAGGACGAACAGGTTTGCACTAGCAGTGAAGCACCATCGGGAGAGGAAAGCACAGCCTCGACAGAAGAATTATTAACAGGAAGCGAACGATCCACAGAGCCGGTCAGTCAACAGGGAGATTCAAGCCCTGCCGAAAAGACCGAGAGTCCCATTCCAGCCGGAGGCACAGATCTTCGTTTGACGTCAGTCACTGCGCCGCTTTGGACAGAAATCTCAGTCGCCAAGCTGGTCCCAGCAGCATCCAGTAAGCTCACCTACTACCCTTTCCCTCAGAAAAAAACTCCCAGGATTTCTGAAGCCGCAAGGAGACTCGGACTGTACGTTTCACCGTGA